AATCATTAATGATGATGGAGTTACATCATTACGATTTATAGAAGCGCGACCGAAACTTTGTGTTTTTGAATTCGTTTATTTCGCCAGACCCGACACGCAACTATATGGTAAATCAGTACATGCTGTTCGCCAACGAATGGGTGAAGAATTGGCGCGTCAAGCACCTGCAATCAATGCAGACATGGTAATGCCTGTTCCAGAATCTGGTGTACCAGCAGCACAGGGTTTTGCTCGAGAAACTGGAATACCGTATGGTGATGGCGTCGTAAAAAATCGTTATGTTGGACGTACGTTTATTTCTCCCGACCAAAAAACGCGCGCTAAAAATGTAAAAATGAAACTAAATCCTATTCGTGAAAATATCGAAGGTAAATCGTTGGTAGTTATTGATGATTCAATTGTTCGGGGCACAACGACCAAAGCATTAATTGCGATGTTGCGTGAAAGCGGTGCGAAAGAAATTCATTTTCGCGTATCCTCACCTCCATACAGATGGCCATGCTTTTTTGGTATTGATACTGGTTCTCGTAACGAACTTTTGGCAGCGAATATGAGTGTTGGCGAGATTTGTGACTATATAGGTGCCGATTCATTAAGCTATCTGAACGTCGATGCAATGATACGAGCCACTGACTCATCACCCAATTCTTTTTGTACAGCATGTCTAACTGGAAAGTATGATGTGGATGTTGCAATCGAGGTTGATGCTGACGAATTGAAACAAATTTCTGAAACTGAAACTGAAACAAGCTCAGGTTTCGTTCCAGTATTTTTCTCAACTAAAGATAGTCATCCTGAGGCGACTTCGTCCTCTGGTTATCCTGAGCTAGCTAAGCCGGTCGAAGGATCTAACTCTAAAGGTGCATTTTGACAAAAACAGACTCAACAACTTATGCGGTAGATATTGAAGCTGGCGAAGCCTCAGTTAAATTGATTCAAGATCATGTTAAATCTACTTATAATGAGAACGTGCTTTCGAGTGGCGAGACAAGCTTTGGGGGAT
The genomic region above belongs to Acidimicrobiia bacterium and contains:
- the purF gene encoding amidophosphoribosyltransferase produces the protein MCGIVGLYSPGEITSSLAYLGLFALQHRGQESAGIATSDREEITIVKDMGLVSHAFDERKLAPLDGDIAIGHVRYSTTGSSHWENAQPLFRSIGDMGFTIAHNGNLTNTDKLQELLGQFPGISQPTYGIDSTSDSDLVAQLIERVMTKNDVEGLNSQSSITNVDDRISSPLEIALGEVLPQLEGAFSMVFMNEDTLIGARDAQGYHPLVLGKLENGWALASESCALDIMGAHFVRDIEPGEMVIINDDGVTSLRFIEARPKLCVFEFVYFARPDTQLYGKSVHAVRQRMGEELARQAPAINADMVMPVPESGVPAAQGFARETGIPYGDGVVKNRYVGRTFISPDQKTRAKNVKMKLNPIRENIEGKSLVVIDDSIVRGTTTKALIAMLRESGAKEIHFRVSSPPYRWPCFFGIDTGSRNELLAANMSVGEICDYIGADSLSYLNVDAMIRATDSSPNSFCTACLTGKYDVDVAIEVDADELKQISETETETSSGFVPVFFSTKDSHPEATSSSGYPELAKPVEGSNSKGAF